In Megalopta genalis isolate 19385.01 chromosome 7, iyMegGena1_principal, whole genome shotgun sequence, a single window of DNA contains:
- the RhoGAPp190 gene encoding rho GTPase-activating protein 190 isoform X1 — MARKSDNIKTINVAIVGLSGTEKDKGQIGVGKSCLCNRFMRSLNDDYNVDHISVLSQSDFSGRVVNNDHFLYWGEVMKTSEDGSEYQFQVIEHTEFIDDASFQPFKGGKMEPYAKRCAATKLTSAEKLMYICKNQLGIEKEYEQKVLPDGKLNIDGFLCVFDVSVVPNRAVEKQVEIVANILNSLMKTKKPIVLVTTKNDDANEQYVKEAEKLVMRKEYKSSILIVETSAHENINIDLAFIVLAQLIDKTKTRSKVTAFAEAARARKELLDASTESLQRLIRIHVTDYRSLWSQASKKLAQHKEFTAFVELFGIDATQRLFRRHIKKLKDEQVAKKIQGYLDMLPDTLHEICPDVTNLINEEWSAVQQYIKEHPDFHQYFYECPEDIPWIDCDFGENNGSKIPYDVLETPEAETVFKNHINVLQQEQRRLELPKRWKKQFKQLLEETGYVTPGKHLSEVRVLFMGRECFEALSHHDCQEIYDQHQKEIVEKAKHNFQELLLEHADLFYHFKSIAPSGTITQDDIKEITDALVDDFRYKALDRLDQDRKLMLFQHLGFVHCPIREHCPAYPNCMDALIERILGTKAHRPSSWNHSSQWQLTSDNNQLNLVILGSNGLGEEFAREIRAQTEDDEVEIDCQLYTLGYRIIDGDVGLPHNSFTTSDFMPHGSFCIYANEDSFEYIRSSLEKTLLSNLEQEDRLPFQGLPIVIMFVPESTIDEMEAIRLRQEGQNLADSLQCPFIDVCIEDLEQDKRFPTALVKDALQQLIQSINHRAGFLNIYQSVIECLEPDIRIIMCTFCGDPYSVENVLGPLLNHQCCFLSGDRSIVLETFLGESKRRVEVIISSFHGANAFRDELVHGFILVYSTKRKASLATLNAFSMNIPNLPIQIMAVTDTGGANAFFSNDLCHLLITEGNATADRLQAHFMTSASSCQQKTAFYTPFFKEVWEKKPEIEQAFNMEEPGNLNDSGEGTLEYSALHPMPPPRHESYHLQTPDDGMSVTFRSGSESYEQLTPDGEQFADNRATSSDDSDIYIQVDFCREERERELLKSSDIANKLSGWVKHTFIHQDGVTNNYPHRAFTTGRRYVSQLKPRPKGNSQTLKQPGKINLKDFSHVTDAIARMTIGEKDEHGPKMTMGHAPLATPELVDLGSDYAQVKDVVPSLYPSYDGDYMYALVQDSIGNNKPKLRNRREKGQFSYHDSDSERSSLENKKPAPNKRIRRKRIAIPVAAPKVPFFSNSKVSRDGIVSLNYNVKEDKNWQVDPTERVSSDAPDSSESSDPEPTSRSRSKQYKHMPPNLRKRSVNSLSQHQPTTSQHSFNVKHMAQDVFSTSSKQRSDNTFGSIQDDESSLDVPSPRETNSPSFGISNKIKDGDKLNRKKDKQKAKEDEKLEKRRQKEEKLKKHAEKEKEREKKKQEKIKQTKGPGGSLSGSQAQQQPLIEDFAQSETNRIPLFLEKCVQFIEDEGLDSEGIYRVPGNRAHVELLFQKFEEDENVDIHSLDIPVNAVATALKDFFSKRLPPLIDKERMSELEDISGARGISKPMSATCMNMEDRSCRLLALRLMLNKLNPINFDVLKFIFHHFVKVAENCKLNSMDSKNLAICWWPTLLPIEFNDLGRFEAMRPYLEDVVQTMIDQYPFLFCGEEAIVMV, encoded by the exons ATGGCGAGAAAGAGTGATAATATCAAGACTATCAATGTCGCTATTGTTGGTCTTTCTGGTACTGAGAAGGACAAGGGACAGATCGGTGTTGGTAAATCGTGTCTCTGTAATCGTTTCATGCGTTCCTTGAACGATGATTATAATGTGGACCATATATCAGTGTTATCACAG TCGGATTTTAGTGGTCGCGTGGTAAACAATGACCATTTCTTGTACTGGGGTGAAGTAATGAAAACATCAGAGGACGGATCCGAATATCAATTTCAAGTAATAGAGCATACCGAGTTTATAGACGATGCATCATTTCAGCCCTTTAAGGGTGGCAAAATGGAGCCCTACGCGAAAAGATGCGCGGCCACCAAACTTACCAGTGCAGAGAAGCTTATGTACATTTGCAAAAATCAATTAGGTATAGAGAAAGAGTACGAGCAGAAGGTTTTACCGGATGGTAAATTAAATATCGATGGTTTTTTGTGTGTATTCGATGTAAGCGTTGTGCCGAATAGAGCCGTAGAGAAGCAAGTCGAGATCGTGGCGAACATACTGAACAGTTTGATGAAAACCAAAAAGCCTATCGTTTTGGTGACAACTAAAAATGATGATGCTAATGAGCAGTATGTGAAAGAGGCGGAGAAGTTGGTGATGCGTAAAGAGTACAAGAGTTCCATTTTAATAGTCGAAACCTCTGCGcacgaaaatattaatatcgATTTAGCTTTTATCGTTTTGGCGCAATTAATTGATAAAACTAAAACGCGCAGCAAGGTGACAGCTTTCGCTGAAGCGGCCAGAGCTAGGAAGGAACTTCTAGATGCTTCCACGGAATCATTGCAGAGATTGATTCGAATACATGTCACTGATTATAGATCATTGTGGTCTCAAGCGTCCAAGAAACTAGCGCAGCACAAAGAATTCACCGCATTTGTGGAATTATTTGGTATTGACGCAACTCAAAGATTGTTCAGGAGACATATTAAGAAATTGAAGGATGAGCAAGTGGCAAAGAAAATCCAGGGATACTTGGACATGTTGCCCGACACTCTGCATGAAATATGCCCTGATGTAACAAACTTGATCAACGA AGAATGGTCTGCGGTACAACAATACATAAAAGAACATCCCGATTTCCATCAATATTTCTACGAATGTCCCGAAGATATCCCATGGATTGATTGTGATTTTGGTGAGAATAATGGTAGCAAGATTCCTTACGACGTTTTGGAAACTCCAGAAGCCGAAACAGTCTTTAAGAATCATATAAATGttctgcaacaagaacaacgacgaTTAGA ACTTCCGAAAAG ATGGAAAAAGCAGTTTAAACAACTGTTGGAAGAAACTGGGTATGTTACGCCAGGAAAACATCTGTCCGAGGTCAGAGTACTTTTTATGGGTAGGGAATGCTTTGAAGCTCTTTCTCATCATGATTGTCAAGAAATATACGACCAGCATCAAAAAGAAATCGTCGAAAAAGCGAAGCACAATTTTCAA GAATTATTACTAGAACACGCAGACCTGTTCTATCATTTTAAGAGTATAGCTCCATCCGGCACAATAACGCAAGACGACATCAAAGAGATAACGGATGCGTTGGTGGACGATTTTAG GTATAAAGCTTTAGATAGATTGGATCAAGATAGAAAATTAATGCTTTTCCAACACTTGGGTTTTGTACATTGCCCCATAAGAGAGCATTGTCCTGCTTATCCGAATTGCATGGATGCTCTTATAGAAAGAATACTTGGAACAAAAGCCCATAG GCCATCATCTTGGAATCACAGCAGCCAGTGGCAATTAACATCCGACAACAATCAGTTGAATTTAGTTATACTCGGGAGTAACGGACTCGGCGAGGAATTCGCTCGCGAGATAAGAGCCCAGACGGAGGACGACGAGGTGGAAATTGATTGTCAGTTGTATACGCTTGGATACCGAATAATCGATGGTGATGTTGGGCTGCCGCACAATTCGTTTACCACGTCTGACTTCATGCCCCACGGATCATTCTGCATTTATGCAAACGAAGACTCGTTCGAATACATTCGTTCTTCTCTAGAGAAAACATTACTGTCGAATCTGGAGCAAGAAGACAGGTTGCCATTCCAGGGATTGCCAATTGTCATTATGTTCGTGCCAGAATCCACTATAGATGAAATGGAGGCGATAAGGCTCAGACAGGAGGGTCAGAATCTTGCTGATAG TTTACAGTGCCCATTCATCGACGTCTGCATTGAAGATTTGGAGCAGGACAAAAGGTTTCCTACTGCACTCGTGAAAGACGCGCTGCAGCAACTCATACAATCTATAAACCACAGAGCTGGATTTCTAAATATCTACCAAAGTGTCATTGAATGCCTAGAACCTGACATTAG GATAATAATGTGTACGTTTTGCGGAGATCCTTATTCCGTGGAAAACGTTCTCGGCCCACTGCTTAATCATCAATGTTGCTTCTTGAGTGGcgatcgctcgatcgttttagaaacatttttgggagagTCGAAACGAAGAGTCGAAGTTATAATCTCCAGTTTCCATGGGGCGAACGCGTTTAGGGATGAATTGGTCCATGGTTTCATATTGGTATACTCGACGAAGAGGAAAGCGTCGCTCGCGACTCTCAA CGCATTTTCTATGAATATACCAAACCTACCCATACAGATCATGGCTGTGACCGATACTGGAGGTGCTAACGCATTTTTCAGTAACGACTTGTGTCACTTGCTAATCACGGAAGGAAACGCGACCGCAGATAGGTTACAAGCACACTTTATGACCTCGGCATCCAGTTGCCAACAAAAAA CGGCCTTTTACACACCGTTCTTCAAGGAAGTGTGGGAGAAGAAGCCAGAGATCGAGCAAGCGTTCAATATGGAAGAGCCAGGTAATTTGAATGACAGTGGCGAAGGGACATTAGAGTACTCTGCTCTGCATCCTATGCCTCCGCCGAGACACGAGAGTTACCATCTTCAGACACCGGATGACGG TATGTCTGTAACTTTTAGAAGCGGCTCTGAATCGTACGAGCAATTAACGCCTGACGGTGAACAGTTCGCAGACAATAGAGCCACGTCTAGCGACGACAGTGATATCTACATTCAGGTAGATTTCtgcagagaagagagagaaagagaattgTTGAAGTCCAGTGATATCGCCAACAAATTGTCTG GTTGGGTGAAGCACACGTTTATTCATCAGGATGGAGTAACTAACAATTATCCTCACAGAGCATTTACTACTGGCAGACGATACGTTTCACAACTGAAACCACGGCCAAAGGGGAACAGTCAGACGTTGAAGCAGCCTGGAAAAATCAATCTAAAAGACTTCTCACATGTGACTGATGCAATAGCTAGAATGACGATAGGAGAGAAAGACGAGCACGGACCTAAAATGACAATGGGACACGCTCCTCTCGCTACGCCTGAGTTGGTAGACCTAGGCTCTGACTACGCCCAAGTGAAGGACGTCGTACCAAGCCTATATCCGTCTTATGATGGTGATTATATGTACGCCCTCGTACAAGACTCGATTGGAAACAATAAGCCTAAGTTGCGCAATAGACGTGAGAAGGGTCAATTTT CATACCATGATTCCGACTCAGAACGGAGTTCCCTAGAGAATAAGAAGCCAGCGCCGAACAAGAGAATACGCAGAAAACGCATCGCCATACCTGTCGCAGCACCAAAAGTTCCGTTTTTTTCTAATAGCAAAGTTAGCAGAGACGGTATTGTTAGCCTGAATTATAATGTTAAGGAAGATAAGAATTGGCAAGTGGATCCTACAGAAAGAG TATCAAGCGACGCGCCAGACTCGTCGGAGTCCAGCGATCCAGAACCGACTTCAAGATCAAGGTCGAAACAATACAAACACATGCCTCCTAATCTGCGAAAGAGATCTGTGAATTCGTTGTCGCAGCATCAACCCACAACGTCACAGCATTCATTCAACGTAAAGCACATGGCTCAGGACGTGTTTAGTACTTCCT CAAAGCAAAGAAGTGACAATACTTTTGGAAGCATACAAGATGACGAGTCGAGCTTAGACGTGCCATCCCCGCGAGAGACTAATTCGCCAAGC tttGGTATCTCGAATAAGATCAAAGACGGTGACAAGTTGAACAGAAAAAAGGATAAACAGAAGGCAAAAGAGGACGAGAAACTGGAGAAACGTCGCCAAAAGGAGGAGAAGCTGAAGAAGCACGCAGAGAAGGAGAAGGAAAGGGAAAAGAAGAAGCAGGAGAAGATAAAGCAAACAAAAGGGCCAGGTGGCTCATTAAGCGGAAGTCAAGCACAACAGCAGCCATTGATCGAAGACTTTGCCCAAAGCGAAACGAATCGAATACCTTTGTTCCTTGAGAAATGTGTGCAATTTATTGAAGATGAGGGTTTGGATTCTGAAGGGATTTACAGGGTTCCCGGAAATAGAGCTCACGTTGAACTCCTTTTCCAGAAGTTCGAAGAAG ATGAAAACGTGGATATACATTCACTGGACATACCAGTAAACGCGGTTGCAACAGCTTTAAAGGACTTCTTCTCGAAGAGGCTGCCACCATTGATCGACAAAGAGCGAATGAGCGAGCTCGAGGATATATCGG GTGCTCGCGGAATTAGCAAACCAATGTCCGCTACATGCATGAACATGGAAG ATCGAAGCTGCAGATTATTGGCGCTGCGTTTGATGCTCAACAAGCTGAACCCGATAAACTTTGATGTACTGAAGTTCATCTTCCATCATTTTGTAAA GGTGGCCGAGAACTGCAAGTTAAATAGTATGGACAGTAAAAATTTAGCAATCTGCTGGTGGCCTACGTTATTACCTATAGAGTTTAACGATCTCGGCAGATTCGAGGCGATGAGGCCGTACTTGGAGGACGTGGTTCAAACGATGATCGATCAGTATCCTTTCCTCTTCTGCGGCGAAGAAGCTATCGTAATGGTGTAG
- the RhoGAPp190 gene encoding rho GTPase-activating protein 190 isoform X4, translating into MARKSDNIKTINVAIVGLSGTEKDKGQIGVGKSCLCNRFMRSLNDDYNVDHISVLSQSDFSGRVVNNDHFLYWGEVMKTSEDGSEYQFQVIEHTEFIDDASFQPFKGGKMEPYAKRCAATKLTSAEKLMYICKNQLGIEKEYEQKVLPDGKLNIDGFLCVFDVSVVPNRAVEKQVEIVANILNSLMKTKKPIVLVTTKNDDANEQYVKEAEKLVMRKEYKSSILIVETSAHENINIDLAFIVLAQLIDKTKTRSKVTAFAEAARARKELLDASTESLQRLIRIHVTDYRSLWSQASKKLAQHKEFTAFVELFGIDATQRLFRRHIKKLKDEQVAKKIQGYLDMLPDTLHEICPDVTNLINEEWSAVQQYIKEHPDFHQYFYECPEDIPWIDCDFGENNGSKIPYDVLETPEAETVFKNHINVLQQEQRRLELPKRWKKQFKQLLEETGYVTPGKHLSEVRVLFMGRECFEALSHHDCQEIYDQHQKEIVEKAKHNFQELLLEHADLFYHFKSIAPSGTITQDDIKEITDALVDDFRYKALDRLDQDRKLMLFQHLGFVHCPIREHCPAYPNCMDALIERILGTKAHRPSSWNHSSQWQLTSDNNQLNLVILGSNGLGEEFAREIRAQTEDDEVEIDCQLYTLGYRIIDGDVGLPHNSFTTSDFMPHGSFCIYANEDSFEYIRSSLEKTLLSNLEQEDRLPFQGLPIVIMFVPESTIDEMEAIRLRQEGQNLADSLQCPFIDVCIEDLEQDKRFPTALVKDALQQLIQSINHRAGFLNIYQSVIECLEPDIRIIMCTFCGDPYSVENVLGPLLNHQCCFLSGDRSIVLETFLGESKRRVEVIISSFHGANAFRDELVHGFILVYSTKRKASLATLNAFSMNIPNLPIQIMAVTDTGGANAFFSNDLCHLLITEGNATADRLQAHFMTSASSCQQKTAFYTPFFKEVWEKKPEIEQAFNMEEPGNLNDSGEGTLEYSALHPMPPPRHESYHLQTPDDGMSVTFRSGSESYEQLTPDGEQFADNRATSSDDSDIYIQVDFCREERERELLKSSDIANKLSGWVKHTFIHQDGVTNNYPHRAFTTGRRYVSQLKPRPKGNSQTLKQPGKINLKDFSHVTDAIARMTIGEKDEHGPKMTMGHAPLATPELVDLGSDYAQVKDVVPSLYPSYDAYHDSDSERSSLENKKPAPNKRIRRKRIAIPVAAPKVPFFSNSKVSRDGIVSLNYNVKEDKNWQVDPTERVSSDAPDSSESSDPEPTSRSRSKQYKHMPPNLRKRSVNSLSQHQPTTSQHSFNVKHMAQDVFSTSSKQRSDNTFGSIQDDESSLDVPSPRETNSPSFGISNKIKDGDKLNRKKDKQKAKEDEKLEKRRQKEEKLKKHAEKEKEREKKKQEKIKQTKGPGGSLSGSQAQQQPLIEDFAQSETNRIPLFLEKCVQFIEDEGLDSEGIYRVPGNRAHVELLFQKFEEDENVDIHSLDIPVNAVATALKDFFSKRLPPLIDKERMSELEDISGARGISKPMSATCMNMEDRSCRLLALRLMLNKLNPINFDVLKFIFHHFVKVAENCKLNSMDSKNLAICWWPTLLPIEFNDLGRFEAMRPYLEDVVQTMIDQYPFLFCGEEAIVMV; encoded by the exons ATGGCGAGAAAGAGTGATAATATCAAGACTATCAATGTCGCTATTGTTGGTCTTTCTGGTACTGAGAAGGACAAGGGACAGATCGGTGTTGGTAAATCGTGTCTCTGTAATCGTTTCATGCGTTCCTTGAACGATGATTATAATGTGGACCATATATCAGTGTTATCACAG TCGGATTTTAGTGGTCGCGTGGTAAACAATGACCATTTCTTGTACTGGGGTGAAGTAATGAAAACATCAGAGGACGGATCCGAATATCAATTTCAAGTAATAGAGCATACCGAGTTTATAGACGATGCATCATTTCAGCCCTTTAAGGGTGGCAAAATGGAGCCCTACGCGAAAAGATGCGCGGCCACCAAACTTACCAGTGCAGAGAAGCTTATGTACATTTGCAAAAATCAATTAGGTATAGAGAAAGAGTACGAGCAGAAGGTTTTACCGGATGGTAAATTAAATATCGATGGTTTTTTGTGTGTATTCGATGTAAGCGTTGTGCCGAATAGAGCCGTAGAGAAGCAAGTCGAGATCGTGGCGAACATACTGAACAGTTTGATGAAAACCAAAAAGCCTATCGTTTTGGTGACAACTAAAAATGATGATGCTAATGAGCAGTATGTGAAAGAGGCGGAGAAGTTGGTGATGCGTAAAGAGTACAAGAGTTCCATTTTAATAGTCGAAACCTCTGCGcacgaaaatattaatatcgATTTAGCTTTTATCGTTTTGGCGCAATTAATTGATAAAACTAAAACGCGCAGCAAGGTGACAGCTTTCGCTGAAGCGGCCAGAGCTAGGAAGGAACTTCTAGATGCTTCCACGGAATCATTGCAGAGATTGATTCGAATACATGTCACTGATTATAGATCATTGTGGTCTCAAGCGTCCAAGAAACTAGCGCAGCACAAAGAATTCACCGCATTTGTGGAATTATTTGGTATTGACGCAACTCAAAGATTGTTCAGGAGACATATTAAGAAATTGAAGGATGAGCAAGTGGCAAAGAAAATCCAGGGATACTTGGACATGTTGCCCGACACTCTGCATGAAATATGCCCTGATGTAACAAACTTGATCAACGA AGAATGGTCTGCGGTACAACAATACATAAAAGAACATCCCGATTTCCATCAATATTTCTACGAATGTCCCGAAGATATCCCATGGATTGATTGTGATTTTGGTGAGAATAATGGTAGCAAGATTCCTTACGACGTTTTGGAAACTCCAGAAGCCGAAACAGTCTTTAAGAATCATATAAATGttctgcaacaagaacaacgacgaTTAGA ACTTCCGAAAAG ATGGAAAAAGCAGTTTAAACAACTGTTGGAAGAAACTGGGTATGTTACGCCAGGAAAACATCTGTCCGAGGTCAGAGTACTTTTTATGGGTAGGGAATGCTTTGAAGCTCTTTCTCATCATGATTGTCAAGAAATATACGACCAGCATCAAAAAGAAATCGTCGAAAAAGCGAAGCACAATTTTCAA GAATTATTACTAGAACACGCAGACCTGTTCTATCATTTTAAGAGTATAGCTCCATCCGGCACAATAACGCAAGACGACATCAAAGAGATAACGGATGCGTTGGTGGACGATTTTAG GTATAAAGCTTTAGATAGATTGGATCAAGATAGAAAATTAATGCTTTTCCAACACTTGGGTTTTGTACATTGCCCCATAAGAGAGCATTGTCCTGCTTATCCGAATTGCATGGATGCTCTTATAGAAAGAATACTTGGAACAAAAGCCCATAG GCCATCATCTTGGAATCACAGCAGCCAGTGGCAATTAACATCCGACAACAATCAGTTGAATTTAGTTATACTCGGGAGTAACGGACTCGGCGAGGAATTCGCTCGCGAGATAAGAGCCCAGACGGAGGACGACGAGGTGGAAATTGATTGTCAGTTGTATACGCTTGGATACCGAATAATCGATGGTGATGTTGGGCTGCCGCACAATTCGTTTACCACGTCTGACTTCATGCCCCACGGATCATTCTGCATTTATGCAAACGAAGACTCGTTCGAATACATTCGTTCTTCTCTAGAGAAAACATTACTGTCGAATCTGGAGCAAGAAGACAGGTTGCCATTCCAGGGATTGCCAATTGTCATTATGTTCGTGCCAGAATCCACTATAGATGAAATGGAGGCGATAAGGCTCAGACAGGAGGGTCAGAATCTTGCTGATAG TTTACAGTGCCCATTCATCGACGTCTGCATTGAAGATTTGGAGCAGGACAAAAGGTTTCCTACTGCACTCGTGAAAGACGCGCTGCAGCAACTCATACAATCTATAAACCACAGAGCTGGATTTCTAAATATCTACCAAAGTGTCATTGAATGCCTAGAACCTGACATTAG GATAATAATGTGTACGTTTTGCGGAGATCCTTATTCCGTGGAAAACGTTCTCGGCCCACTGCTTAATCATCAATGTTGCTTCTTGAGTGGcgatcgctcgatcgttttagaaacatttttgggagagTCGAAACGAAGAGTCGAAGTTATAATCTCCAGTTTCCATGGGGCGAACGCGTTTAGGGATGAATTGGTCCATGGTTTCATATTGGTATACTCGACGAAGAGGAAAGCGTCGCTCGCGACTCTCAA CGCATTTTCTATGAATATACCAAACCTACCCATACAGATCATGGCTGTGACCGATACTGGAGGTGCTAACGCATTTTTCAGTAACGACTTGTGTCACTTGCTAATCACGGAAGGAAACGCGACCGCAGATAGGTTACAAGCACACTTTATGACCTCGGCATCCAGTTGCCAACAAAAAA CGGCCTTTTACACACCGTTCTTCAAGGAAGTGTGGGAGAAGAAGCCAGAGATCGAGCAAGCGTTCAATATGGAAGAGCCAGGTAATTTGAATGACAGTGGCGAAGGGACATTAGAGTACTCTGCTCTGCATCCTATGCCTCCGCCGAGACACGAGAGTTACCATCTTCAGACACCGGATGACGG TATGTCTGTAACTTTTAGAAGCGGCTCTGAATCGTACGAGCAATTAACGCCTGACGGTGAACAGTTCGCAGACAATAGAGCCACGTCTAGCGACGACAGTGATATCTACATTCAGGTAGATTTCtgcagagaagagagagaaagagaattgTTGAAGTCCAGTGATATCGCCAACAAATTGTCTG GTTGGGTGAAGCACACGTTTATTCATCAGGATGGAGTAACTAACAATTATCCTCACAGAGCATTTACTACTGGCAGACGATACGTTTCACAACTGAAACCACGGCCAAAGGGGAACAGTCAGACGTTGAAGCAGCCTGGAAAAATCAATCTAAAAGACTTCTCACATGTGACTGATGCAATAGCTAGAATGACGATAGGAGAGAAAGACGAGCACGGACCTAAAATGACAATGGGACACGCTCCTCTCGCTACGCCTGAGTTGGTAGACCTAGGCTCTGACTACGCCCAAGTGAAGGACGTCGTACCAAGCCTATATCCGTCTTATGATG CATACCATGATTCCGACTCAGAACGGAGTTCCCTAGAGAATAAGAAGCCAGCGCCGAACAAGAGAATACGCAGAAAACGCATCGCCATACCTGTCGCAGCACCAAAAGTTCCGTTTTTTTCTAATAGCAAAGTTAGCAGAGACGGTATTGTTAGCCTGAATTATAATGTTAAGGAAGATAAGAATTGGCAAGTGGATCCTACAGAAAGAG TATCAAGCGACGCGCCAGACTCGTCGGAGTCCAGCGATCCAGAACCGACTTCAAGATCAAGGTCGAAACAATACAAACACATGCCTCCTAATCTGCGAAAGAGATCTGTGAATTCGTTGTCGCAGCATCAACCCACAACGTCACAGCATTCATTCAACGTAAAGCACATGGCTCAGGACGTGTTTAGTACTTCCT CAAAGCAAAGAAGTGACAATACTTTTGGAAGCATACAAGATGACGAGTCGAGCTTAGACGTGCCATCCCCGCGAGAGACTAATTCGCCAAGC tttGGTATCTCGAATAAGATCAAAGACGGTGACAAGTTGAACAGAAAAAAGGATAAACAGAAGGCAAAAGAGGACGAGAAACTGGAGAAACGTCGCCAAAAGGAGGAGAAGCTGAAGAAGCACGCAGAGAAGGAGAAGGAAAGGGAAAAGAAGAAGCAGGAGAAGATAAAGCAAACAAAAGGGCCAGGTGGCTCATTAAGCGGAAGTCAAGCACAACAGCAGCCATTGATCGAAGACTTTGCCCAAAGCGAAACGAATCGAATACCTTTGTTCCTTGAGAAATGTGTGCAATTTATTGAAGATGAGGGTTTGGATTCTGAAGGGATTTACAGGGTTCCCGGAAATAGAGCTCACGTTGAACTCCTTTTCCAGAAGTTCGAAGAAG ATGAAAACGTGGATATACATTCACTGGACATACCAGTAAACGCGGTTGCAACAGCTTTAAAGGACTTCTTCTCGAAGAGGCTGCCACCATTGATCGACAAAGAGCGAATGAGCGAGCTCGAGGATATATCGG GTGCTCGCGGAATTAGCAAACCAATGTCCGCTACATGCATGAACATGGAAG ATCGAAGCTGCAGATTATTGGCGCTGCGTTTGATGCTCAACAAGCTGAACCCGATAAACTTTGATGTACTGAAGTTCATCTTCCATCATTTTGTAAA GGTGGCCGAGAACTGCAAGTTAAATAGTATGGACAGTAAAAATTTAGCAATCTGCTGGTGGCCTACGTTATTACCTATAGAGTTTAACGATCTCGGCAGATTCGAGGCGATGAGGCCGTACTTGGAGGACGTGGTTCAAACGATGATCGATCAGTATCCTTTCCTCTTCTGCGGCGAAGAAGCTATCGTAATGGTGTAG